From the Thermodesulfovibrio thiophilus DSM 17215 genome, one window contains:
- a CDS encoding zinc ribbon domain-containing protein codes for MFSKGDSLKVIEELSNLIKIQDIDSQIISLKNKLELIPAEIHKLNQTIVEIDKQFNNEQKKLTDLEKQKRDKERQIEDLNEKIKKLKERTSQIKTNKEYQALLKEIEEIERELKKQEDNLLIILYNIDETKNTLNEVKLGIESRKREINIKKKELEEQINILNQQIEVFKDSRKQLISKIPIELYDEYRELMKKHKGLAVSEVKNSVCQGCFLHIPPQLYVEIKINQSIYHCPQCGRFLYYRNEDKLEETKVQAE; via the coding sequence ATGTTTTCAAAGGGAGATAGTTTAAAGGTGATAGAAGAGCTCAGCAATCTTATTAAGATTCAGGACATAGATTCTCAAATAATCTCATTAAAAAACAAACTTGAACTAATTCCTGCAGAAATTCATAAACTTAATCAAACTATAGTAGAAATAGATAAACAATTTAATAATGAACAGAAAAAACTTACTGATTTAGAAAAACAAAAAAGAGATAAAGAAAGACAAATTGAAGATCTAAATGAAAAAATTAAAAAACTCAAAGAAAGAACCTCCCAAATTAAAACAAACAAAGAGTATCAGGCATTGTTAAAAGAAATTGAAGAGATTGAAAGAGAACTTAAAAAACAGGAAGATAACCTCTTGATTATTTTATATAACATTGACGAAACTAAAAATACTCTTAATGAAGTTAAATTAGGTATAGAGTCAAGAAAAAGGGAAATTAACATCAAAAAAAAGGAGTTAGAAGAACAGATAAATATTCTTAATCAACAAATTGAAGTCTTTAAAGACAGTAGAAAACAGCTTATCTCAAAAATTCCGATAGAGCTATATGACGAATATAGAGAGCTTATGAAAAAGCATAAAGGTCTGGCTGTTAGTGAAGTAAAAAATTCTGTGTGCCAGGGGTGTTTTCTTCATATCCCTCCTCAACTTTATGTAGAAATTAAGATAAACCAATCTATTTATCACTGTCCTCAGTGCGGGCGATTTCTTTATTACAGAAATGAAGATAAATTAGAGGAAACAAAGGTTCAAGCTGAATGA
- a CDS encoding nitroreductase family protein, translating to MDEVLKAAKERRSVRSFLNKDIPEEIIKKIIEAIIWAPSAGNLQARKFYFVTNKEIKVKIAQAALNQMFIADAPLVVVGCIDKQKIYPRYKERGVNLYAIQDIACSITNAMLVAHENGLGTVWIGAFREEEVVKMLKLSENFRPVVLLPIGYPSYIPSPPPRVSSKEAIEFIK from the coding sequence ATGGATGAGGTCTTAAAAGCAGCAAAAGAAAGAAGAAGCGTGAGGTCTTTTCTCAATAAAGATATTCCAGAAGAAATAATTAAAAAAATTATAGAAGCCATCATTTGGGCACCATCTGCTGGAAATCTTCAGGCAAGAAAATTTTATTTTGTAACAAATAAAGAGATAAAAGTAAAAATTGCTCAAGCAGCATTAAATCAGATGTTTATTGCAGATGCTCCTTTAGTTGTAGTCGGATGTATTGATAAACAAAAAATATATCCAAGATATAAAGAAAGAGGAGTAAATCTCTATGCAATTCAAGATATTGCATGCAGTATTACAAATGCTATGCTTGTAGCCCATGAAAATGGACTTGGTACAGTCTGGATTGGTGCTTTCAGAGAAGAAGAGGTGGTAAAAATGTTAAAATTATCAGAAAATTTCAGGCCTGTTGTGCTTTTACCTATTGGTTATCCTTCCTATATACCTTCTCCTCCTCCAAGAGTTTCATCTAAAGAAGCCATTGAGTTTATTAAATGA
- a CDS encoding ribonuclease HI family protein, with amino-acid sequence MKAKIYCDGASRGNPGDAGIGCLIILDNKKIEISEYIGKTTNNVAEYTALIRGLEEALKERAEEIEIISDSELLVRQINGIYKVKNTKLIPLYERVKELLNKFKKYQIFHVYRENNFIADSLAKEASCKQQK; translated from the coding sequence ATGAAGGCGAAGATTTACTGCGATGGTGCATCACGCGGTAATCCTGGAGATGCAGGAATTGGCTGTTTAATTATTTTAGATAATAAAAAAATAGAGATTTCAGAGTATATCGGTAAAACAACAAATAATGTAGCAGAATATACAGCATTAATTAGAGGATTAGAAGAAGCATTAAAAGAGAGAGCTGAGGAAATAGAAATAATCTCTGATAGCGAGCTTCTTGTCCGTCAGATTAATGGAATTTACAAAGTAAAAAACACAAAATTGATACCCTTATACGAAAGAGTTAAAGAACTTCTAAATAAATTTAAAAAATATCAAATATTTCATGTCTATAGAGAAAATAACTTCATAGCTGATAGTCTTGCTAAAGAAGCTTCATGCAAACAACAAAAATAA
- a CDS encoding ATP-binding protein, protein MFDKNNDILIAISGGKDSMSITKALKDMGYTITALHINTGIKDISKKSQEIVQVFCKKENIPLKIIELYAELNASLEELSKVSRRPVCSVCGMLRRYLLNRESNNRIIVTGHTLNDEVSFILKNMLFWNDELLSKTYPVLYEREGLSRKVKPLCLITEEETRYFCKISNIHYIDESCLHKSEVYEVFKNAVKQFNENFPGSIIGFYKGFLNRVGTFYSETDKDVPPQKCQICGYPTTGLVCSFCRLKEKLLQYKHG, encoded by the coding sequence ATGTTTGACAAAAATAATGATATCCTAATTGCTATTTCAGGCGGAAAGGATAGCATGAGTATAACAAAAGCCTTAAAAGATATGGGGTATACTATTACAGCATTGCACATTAATACTGGTATAAAAGATATTTCAAAAAAATCACAGGAAATTGTTCAAGTATTCTGCAAAAAAGAAAATATCCCTTTAAAAATAATAGAACTATATGCAGAACTTAATGCTTCACTTGAAGAATTATCAAAAGTGTCAAGAAGACCAGTTTGCAGTGTATGTGGCATGTTGAGAAGATATTTATTGAATAGAGAATCAAACAATAGAATCATTGTAACAGGACATACATTGAATGATGAAGTTTCATTCATTTTGAAAAATATGCTGTTCTGGAATGATGAACTCCTTTCAAAAACCTATCCTGTTTTATATGAACGGGAAGGGTTAAGTAGAAAAGTCAAACCGCTTTGTTTAATTACAGAGGAAGAAACCAGATATTTCTGTAAAATATCAAATATACATTATATTGATGAATCATGTCTTCACAAATCTGAAGTTTATGAAGTATTTAAAAATGCAGTAAAACAATTTAATGAAAATTTTCCTGGCTCAATCATTGGATTTTATAAAGGTTTTTTAAATAGAGTAGGAACATTTTATTCCGAAACTGATAAAGATGTGCCTCCTCAAAAATGCCAAATTTGTGGTTATCCAACTACTGGATTAGTTTGTAGTTTTTGCAGACTTAAGGAAAAGTTGTTACAATATAAACATGGATGA